The genomic interval TTATTGTTTAGCTATTTTTTTAAACTTCTTTCCGTTGATGTAAATATACTTACCTTTTTTGCGGATATCTTTTTCTTTTGTAACAGATGTGATAAGATGATCTATAGAAGGTTGCAATACTACATTTAATTCTAAATTTTGCGGTTCTTCTAATTCTAGGCTAAAAGGTTCCATTTTACGACTAGTAACTAGTAATTGAATAGGAAAAGATATGTCATTAGCAAGAATTATTGTCTTAACCTCACCAATTCCTACTTTATAATTTTGATTATCACCTGTATATTGGAGAATGCTAATATTTGATTGCATATGTTTTTCATCAGGAACATTTACCTCGGTATTTATTTCAAAAGTGTATGGATTCGGAGAGGATTTTTTTACGGTGGCATTCGTTTTTTCTCTTTTAGGAGGTTTGCCAAATACCAGTTGAGTCCTAAATTTTTCTTGTTTGAAAGTGCCAATTCCTTCTTTCTCGTGACCTCCCATATCCGTAAAATAATTGTAGGTAAAGTTATCCCCATTAAATTGATATTTTTCTGAAACGAAATACATCGTATTATCATCAACAGCACTAGAATACGTTCCTTGAAGTTTAGGAACTGTACCACAGCTCGTGAAAAATATTATAACTAGGAGAATTAATAATTTATCATGATTGATCATATCGATTGCAAAAATGAGAAGATTAATTATTAATTGATGTTTCTCCTTTCTCAGGAACAGGGTCATGACCAGAACCTCCCCAAGGGTGACAAGAGAAAATCCGTTTGATAGCTAGTGCTCCACCTTTTAATAGTCCGTGTCTTTCTAAGGCAACCTTAGTGTAACTAGAGCAAGTGGGTGTAAACCTACAAGAACTAGGCGTCCATGAAGAAATAAATTTCTGATAAAACCATATAATGGCTAGAAATGGAGCAATCGCTATTTCTTTTGCTCTGGCCATTAATTTACAGTAAACGTAGTTCCTTCTCGACCATCTTTAAGCTGAATGCCCAGAGCAATAAGTTCATCCCGTATTTTGTCACTAGTAGCAAAATCTCTATTTTCCCGAGCCTCTTTTCTTAACTTAATTAGTAATTCAACTGTGCCATTTAGTTTTGAGTCATCCGCTTTCGCGAAAGCGTCACCATCTTCAAGACCTAATACATCAAAGACAAAACCATTTAAAGTTGTCATGAGCATTTTTAAATCCTCTGCTGTGAGTTCTGCCTTTCCATCTTTGATTAGATGGATTTGCTTCACTCCTTCAAATAGCTGAGCAATTAGAATAGGTGTGTTAAAGTCATCATTCATCGCATCATAACAAGACTGCTTCCACGCAGAAACATCAAAAGTACTTGTTGAAGATGTTGTAAGATTTTTTCCAATCTTTAAGGCTTCCATTAATCTGTTATGCCCTTTTTCACTAGCTAGTAATGCATCGTTACTAAAGTCCATTATACTTCTATAGGAAGTTTGAAGAATAAAGAATCGCGCTACGCTAGGGGCAAATCCTTTGCTAAGGTGCTCACTATCTCCAGTAAATATCTCACCTGGATTGATACTGTTCCCGGTGCTCTTTGCCATTTTTTGACCGTTGAGCGTAAGCATATTTGCGTGCATCCAGTAGCGTACAGGTTCTGTACCTAACGCAGCTTCATTTTGTGCAATTTCACATTCATGGTGCGGAAATTTAAGATCCATACCACCTCCGTGTATATCAAACTGTTCTCCTAAATATTTTGTACTCATCGCAGTA from Dokdonia sp. Hel_I_53 carries:
- the yidD gene encoding membrane protein insertion efficiency factor YidD, which encodes MARAKEIAIAPFLAIIWFYQKFISSWTPSSCRFTPTCSSYTKVALERHGLLKGGALAIKRIFSCHPWGGSGHDPVPEKGETSINN
- the cysS gene encoding cysteine--tRNA ligase; this translates as MPLYKDQKLSIYNSLTGKKEPFEPLLEGYVGMYVCGPTVYSNVHLGNVRTFMSFDMIFRYLKHLGYKVRYVRNITDAGHLTDDGDQGEDKIAKKARLEKIEPMEVVQQYTVDFHDILNKFNFLPPSIEPTATGHIIEQMEIIKKIMDNGYAYEKNGSVYFDVVKFNKDHNYGKLSGRKLEDMIANTRALSAQDEKENPQDFALWKKAEPEHIMRWPSPWGDGFPGWHLECTAMSTKYLGEQFDIHGGGMDLKFPHHECEIAQNEAALGTEPVRYWMHANMLTLNGQKMAKSTGNSINPGEIFTGDSEHLSKGFAPSVARFFILQTSYRSIMDFSNDALLASEKGHNRLMEALKIGKNLTTSSTSTFDVSAWKQSCYDAMNDDFNTPILIAQLFEGVKQIHLIKDGKAELTAEDLKMLMTTLNGFVFDVLGLEDGDAFAKADDSKLNGTVELLIKLRKEARENRDFATSDKIRDELIALGIQLKDGREGTTFTVN